Proteins co-encoded in one Malus sylvestris chromosome 7, drMalSylv7.2, whole genome shotgun sequence genomic window:
- the LOC126628771 gene encoding glycine-rich RNA-binding protein RZ1C-like isoform X2, with the protein MMERDTNRPRGFGFITFGDRRAMEDAIREMHGRELGDRIISVNKAQPKMGGGGAGEDSDHYRGGGYSSGDRRNYGGGDRPVGQDECFKCGRPGHWARDCPSAGGGRGGGRGGGGSFSSHSRFGAGGRGDRFGGDRGRYMDDRYDGGRYGDRDRFDSRDDKYGSRDRYVSDRYPAGDRFASDRYGGSDRYPQNGYGKDRGYDRDGGPRGGDRYASGGPARDDNYRSRPGPYDRPSRGGRPSSFDRY; encoded by the exons ATGATGGAAAGAGATACAAACCGACCCCGAGGTTTTGGGTTTATTACATTTGGGGATCGGCGAGCAATGGAAGATGCAATCCGGGAGATGCATGGGCGGGAGCTTGGTGATCGCATAATCTCTGTGAACAAAGCTCAACCCAAAATGGGAGGGGGAGGAGCAGGAGAGGATTCTGACCATTATAGAGGCGGTGGTTACTCGTCTGGTGACAGGAGAAACTATGGGGGAGGGGATAGACCTGTTGGACAAGATGAATGCTTCAAGTGTGGGCGACCAGGACATTGGGCCCGAGATTGCCCTTCGGCAGGTGGTGGAAGAGGTGGTGGAAGAGGTGGTGGGGGTTCATTTTCATCACATTCTAGGTTTGGGGCTGGTGGCCGTGGGGATCGTTTTGGTGGAGACCGCGGTCGCTACATGGATGATCGTTATGATGGAGGGCGCTATGGAGACAGGGACCGTTTTGACAGCAGAGATGACAAATATGGGAGCCGTGATCGCTATGTTAGTGACAG GTACCCAGCTGGTGATCGTTTTGCAAGTGACAGGTACGGTGGTTCTGATCGTTACCCTCAGAATGGTTATGGCAAAGATAGAGGCTATGATAGGGACGGTGGCCCAAGAGGAGGCGACAGATATGCTAGTGGAGGGCCTGCGAGAGACGACAATTACAGAAGCAGGCCAGGTCCTTATGACCGCCCTAGCAGGGGAGGGCGCCCATCGTCCTTTGACCGTTACTAA
- the LOC126628771 gene encoding glycine-rich RNA-binding protein RZ1C-like isoform X1: MAGKEEYRIFVGGLSWDVTERQMESAFQRFGKVLEAQIMMERDTNRPRGFGFITFGDRRAMEDAIREMHGRELGDRIISVNKAQPKMGGGGAGEDSDHYRGGGYSSGDRRNYGGGDRPVGQDECFKCGRPGHWARDCPSAGGGRGGGRGGGGSFSSHSRFGAGGRGDRFGGDRGRYMDDRYDGGRYGDRDRFDSRDDKYGSRDRYVSDRYPAGDRFASDRYGGSDRYPQNGYGKDRGYDRDGGPRGGDRYASGGPARDDNYRSRPGPYDRPSRGGRPSSFDRY, translated from the exons atggcagGGAAGGAAGAGTACCGAATATTCGTGGGCGGGTTGTCGTGGGACGTCACGGAGCGTCAGATGGAGAGCGCTTTCCAACGTTTCGGCAAAGTTCTTGAAGCTCAG ATCATGATGGAAAGAGATACAAACCGACCCCGAGGTTTTGGGTTTATTACATTTGGGGATCGGCGAGCAATGGAAGATGCAATCCGGGAGATGCATGGGCGGGAGCTTGGTGATCGCATAATCTCTGTGAACAAAGCTCAACCCAAAATGGGAGGGGGAGGAGCAGGAGAGGATTCTGACCATTATAGAGGCGGTGGTTACTCGTCTGGTGACAGGAGAAACTATGGGGGAGGGGATAGACCTGTTGGACAAGATGAATGCTTCAAGTGTGGGCGACCAGGACATTGGGCCCGAGATTGCCCTTCGGCAGGTGGTGGAAGAGGTGGTGGAAGAGGTGGTGGGGGTTCATTTTCATCACATTCTAGGTTTGGGGCTGGTGGCCGTGGGGATCGTTTTGGTGGAGACCGCGGTCGCTACATGGATGATCGTTATGATGGAGGGCGCTATGGAGACAGGGACCGTTTTGACAGCAGAGATGACAAATATGGGAGCCGTGATCGCTATGTTAGTGACAG GTACCCAGCTGGTGATCGTTTTGCAAGTGACAGGTACGGTGGTTCTGATCGTTACCCTCAGAATGGTTATGGCAAAGATAGAGGCTATGATAGGGACGGTGGCCCAAGAGGAGGCGACAGATATGCTAGTGGAGGGCCTGCGAGAGACGACAATTACAGAAGCAGGCCAGGTCCTTATGACCGCCCTAGCAGGGGAGGGCGCCCATCGTCCTTTGACCGTTACTAA